The nucleotide window GTAACGGGGCATGTGATGTCTCAAAGTCGGACACCGTCGGCAACGACAGTTGTCCTTCCCCGTCAACTACTCAGAATACCGGGTCCCAGGTAAGTATAGGTCCGATAAACGATTTCACCTGACTCAACTGCCGCGCTCACCCTCCCCCATTTCGGGTCAGTCACTGCCCGTTTCGGGATCGCTTGTTATTTTTCTCTCATTCTCTCTCTCGAGACGAACGAGTGGCGACCGTCACCACTGGCATCTCATCCCCGCACCGGCTCGTCGTCGCCGGGTGCCTGCGGCGCGGGCGATAACCTTCTTACAGTGGGCCAACACACACTCCCGTATGAGTACGATCTTCACGCAGATCGTTGAGGGGGAGATCCCCGCCCGAATCGTGTACGAAGACGAGACGACGATCGCCTTCCTTGATGCCAACCCGCTGGCGCCGGGGCACACACTGGTCATCCCGAAAGACGAGTACGAACGGGTGAACGACGTCCCCGACGACGTCGCCACCGATCTCTATGCGACCATCCACCGACTAGTCCCCGCTGTCGAGGATGCCGTCGACGCCGACGCCTCGACCGTTGCGTTCAACAACGGCGAAGCGGCCGGGCAAGAAGTCCCCCACGTCCACTGCCATATTGTCCCTCGCTTCGAGGGTGATGGCGCTGGCCCCATCCACAGCCTCTTCAGCGACGCCAAGACGTTCGACGTCGCCGATCTGGATCAGATCACCGAGGACCTCTCGGACGACGAACTCGACGAAATCGCCGCGGAAATCGAGTCTCGAGCCTGAACTGACTGTTATCGGTCGGCACACTGCCAGAGCGCAGGCGTCGTGACGCTTTTCTCACTCGCGCGTGAGCCTCGCGTATGATCGCCGATCTCGTCACCCGGTTGCGGACCGTTCCTTTCGCCGCAATCCTCGAGTTGGGGAGCCTTCTCGTCTGTGTGCTGTTGTTCCTCGGGACGCTTGCCTTGCTCTCGAGTGGCCCGCCGGCCGGTCGGGGCGACCTGTGGCTCGCGCTCATCGGGCTTGGAGCCGCGTTTGTCGTCTTCTGGACAGTGCTGGTGCCGCTGTACGAACGGACGCTGTAGCACCCGCGATCGATCGTCTCGTGCCGGTGATCGCGTATCCGGGTTTGCCACTCCGCGGATACCACCCGTCTCAGCTCACTCGAGCACGTCAGAGGACCGCACCAATTAGCAGGTCGCCGTAGATCAGTGCGACCGCCAGTCCGACGAACACGGGCACGAGAAACGGCGCGCCAGGCGAGATCCAGACGGTGTCTTTCTGTACTAATACCTCGAGGCCCTCCCGAAGCTCCGCGGGTGTGGTGCCGTAGGCCGTCCCCTCGATATCCGCGAGAAACGCCTCGGTCCCCCACGGGTCGTCGTGCTCGTTCGAGGTATTGGCGTTCGATTCATTGGCCTCGAGTGCTGCCCCGCCGTCGCCGCGCACGACGGCGGTGACGGCCCCGTCGGTCGGCGGGTTCGGCTCGGCGGGCAGGGTCGCCGGATCGCGGTATTGGTCGGGATTCTCGCGAACGTCGGCCAGTGAGAGCCCTCGCCAGCGCAGGTACATCCGCAGCGCGTCGAGATCGAGGCCGCCTCGAGAGCGTCCCTCGGGCGTCTCGAGGAGTCGGCCGTGCGTTTCGGGGATCGCCTCCCACGAGACGGGCCACCCGATGACCATCACCGACGTGATGCGGCCCGCGGCGGCGTTGCGAACCGCGATCACGAGCGGAATCGCCAGCCCCACGACGACGGCGTTGGTCAGGATCGTAAACGAGAACGTCCCGATCGGCGTCGTCGTCAGCGGCAACGTCCACGATCCGATCGTATACTGTGGAAACGTCGGAAACAGCAGGGCGAGGACGAGCAGCGCCTTCGCGTCAGCGCCGCCGAAGCCCCCGAACCACCAAAAGAGGTACGCGATGGGCACGACGAAGCCGAGACTCACCGCTGTCGGGATGAGAAACTCGTAGCGCCAGGCGTAGCCGCCCGCGGCCCATGCGAGGCGGCCCTCCCAGACGAGCGTGCAGAGTCCAAGGACTGCAAGCGGGATCCAGACACCGCTCGAGACTCGTCTGGTCTTGATATCCCGAACGGCAACCCAGGCGAACACGGGGACGGCGACGAGTCGAAGCAGATCTGGTCCCGTCGCCGACGCGCCTACGAGTGTCACGCCCGTGTCTCTCGAGCGCGATAGTGTTAGACTGTCGGTTGCACCCTTGATCGGACGTCGATCGCTGTCAACTGAAGCGGTAGCGCGGAGTCCCTTTCCTCAAGGAACGAGCGAAGTCGTTCGAAAGACCGGGGGTCTTTCGTGATGACGAAAATCTTCTATCTTGAGTCAGCGAGAGAATCCCGCCCTTCCCGTGAGTGACGAGTGTTCCGACGCTCTGTCGGAACCGAGGATCGAACAGGTTCACATGGTGGGCACCACAACCCGGTCGTGGGTCGAATTTCTGGATACCGCTTCGTATCAATCCCGCCCAAGAAGGGCTGTGGCACGACCTCGTACACGGGGACGCTTCGGCGGGACAGCTCCGACTGCAACGCCACCGCACGTCGTGGACACTTCACGTCACCGTCGAGTTCCCGATCGAAGAACCCGACTACGAACCGACAGACGACGATGTAACACCAATCGGCTTCGACATTGGCGAAGCACACCTGCTCGCAGGCACAGCCCGCGAGCAGGGCACCCCGACTGACCCACTGCTCATCAACGGTGGTCGCGCTCGCCACCTTCGCAAAGAAATGTTCACGACGCTCAAGCGACTCCAAGAGCGTGACGCTGCAGAGTGGCGGATTGACAAACGATTCGACCACTACCAGAACGCACTCACTGACATTATCGAGAAGGCGTCTCGACGTGCTGTCGAGTACGCCTGCCGGTTTGAGAAGCCAGTTCTCGTGCTGGAAGACCTTTTGTACATCCGCGAAGACCTCGATTACGGCGAATGGATGAACCGACGCCTCCACGCATGGGCGTTCGCTCGCCTCCAACAGCGTATCGAGGACAAAGCACGAGAGGCCGGGCTTCCGGTCAAATATGTCCGACCGGAGTACACGAGTCAGACGTGTCCCGAGTGCGGCCACGTCGGGCACCGGAACGGCGACGAGTTTCGGTGCCAGAACGACGAGTGTTGGGTGTCGGAGTACCACGCAGACATCAACGCGGCGGTCAACATCGCTGACCGCTACGACCCGTGGGGTGAGAGCCTGCCGCTGAAACCGGGGGCGATGACATTTCACGGGATGGGAGCGCCTGTGACAGCGCCACGACCCACCGAGAGACGAGCGAGGACCCCTCGCAATGACCCTCTCAGCCTTCCACGGGTTGGAACCCTCTGCCAGCAACAGCGGCACTTAGCTGGTATTCCCATGCCGGGAAGCCGCGCCATTTACGGCGCGGAGGATGTCACAGATATATACAGCAGAAAGACTTTATTTATATCCTTGATATTGATGACTATGCAAGCAGCCATCACCCGAGTCGTCGTTGTCTGTTTCTTGCTTATGACAGCGTCACTTGCTGCGGCCCCTGCCGCGAGTTCTGGATATAATCTCGAAGTTACCACATCAGTTTCAACACCTCAAGAAACGGTTGAGATCGAGGGTGACCAGTTTACTATCGATGGAATTGGTGTCGTTGAACCGGGTGATCCAATCGAGATTGATGTGACATCTAGTAAGGACTATCGCGTCACACTTTACAATACAGACGGTGATGGAGAATACCGCAGTGATCTCATCGATGCGGATAACGACCGTATCACCATTGGAACTCAAGATGATGACCTAGATACGAGCAATCTGGAAGGAACATACATGCTGACATTAGAGCCCCGAGGCGAAGGGCGGCAAGCTGTCTATCCAGTCGTTGTTCAGGCGTTTGATTTCCATCTCGAGTATCCTAGCATGGCAACGCAAGGTGAAACAGTCGAGTTCAGTACAACGATCGACTCGAGCGACACATCGATGGTTGAAAGTGTTGAGGTAGCTCTTTGGAATGAGGCTGCTGGCGATGCTACTGAAATAACACTCG belongs to Natronorubrum aibiense and includes:
- a CDS encoding A24 family peptidase C-terminal domain-containing protein: MTLVGASATGPDLLRLVAVPVFAWVAVRDIKTRRVSSGVWIPLAVLGLCTLVWEGRLAWAAGGYAWRYEFLIPTAVSLGFVVPIAYLFWWFGGFGGADAKALLVLALLFPTFPQYTIGSWTLPLTTTPIGTFSFTILTNAVVVGLAIPLVIAVRNAAAGRITSVMVIGWPVSWEAIPETHGRLLETPEGRSRGGLDLDALRMYLRWRGLSLADVRENPDQYRDPATLPAEPNPPTDGAVTAVVRGDGGAALEANESNANTSNEHDDPWGTEAFLADIEGTAYGTTPAELREGLEVLVQKDTVWISPGAPFLVPVFVGLAVALIYGDLLIGAVL
- a CDS encoding HIT family protein, translated to MSTIFTQIVEGEIPARIVYEDETTIAFLDANPLAPGHTLVIPKDEYERVNDVPDDVATDLYATIHRLVPAVEDAVDADASTVAFNNGEAAGQEVPHVHCHIVPRFEGDGAGPIHSLFSDAKTFDVADLDQITEDLSDDELDEIAAEIESRA